A stretch of the Chanos chanos chromosome 1, fChaCha1.1, whole genome shotgun sequence genome encodes the following:
- the LOC115822119 gene encoding C-C motif chemokine 17-like, which yields MAVHRLILLSLVVILSAVTVSEGLRLASRPKKCCFGYQDGRLGLAQVTGYFKTSPQCSKEAILFKTIKGRFVCAKPSDSWVKELMNKLDVKMNGKQIPF from the exons ATGGCTGTCCATCGTCTGATCCTTCTGTCTCTCGTTGTGATCCTGAGCGCTGTCACCGTCAGTGAAG GTCTGCGTTTGGCCAGTAGGCCAAAGAAGTGCTGCTTCGGATATCAGGATGGCCGACTGGGACTTGCACAGGTGACCGGTTACTTCAAGACAAGCCCGCAGTGCTCCAAGGAAGCAATTCT GTTCAAGACCATCAAAGGCAGATTTGTGTGTGCCAAGCCTAGCGACTCATGGGTGAAGGAACTCATGAACAAGCTCGACGTCAAAATGAATGGGAAGCAAATACCTTTTTAA